One window of Caldisericum exile AZM16c01 genomic DNA carries:
- a CDS encoding ABC transporter ATP-binding protein encodes MLKVNNLEVYYGAIKALKGISFEVKSGTIVTLIGANGAGKTTTLRTISGLVKPKAGTIFFKDIDITKMEPHMIVQLGVVHVPEGRRVFPDLTVKENLELAAWTLKDKNRFKEKLEDVFELFPRLKEREKQLAGTLSGGEQQMLAFGRALMVDADLIMMDEPSMGLAPVLVEEIFDTIVKINKEGKTILLVEQNAEMALEIAHYAYVLEVGNIVFEGPAKEVKEDPKVKAAYLGA; translated from the coding sequence ATGTTAAAGGTTAATAATCTCGAAGTTTATTATGGTGCAATCAAAGCCTTGAAGGGCATAAGTTTTGAGGTTAAGAGTGGCACGATTGTTACTCTTATTGGTGCGAATGGTGCAGGCAAAACCACCACATTGAGGACAATCTCAGGACTTGTAAAACCGAAGGCAGGCACAATATTTTTTAAGGATATTGATATAACGAAAATGGAACCTCATATGATCGTCCAACTTGGAGTTGTGCATGTACCAGAAGGGAGAAGAGTTTTCCCTGACTTAACGGTAAAAGAAAACCTTGAACTTGCAGCATGGACTTTAAAGGACAAAAATAGATTTAAAGAAAAACTTGAAGATGTTTTTGAACTTTTCCCGAGACTCAAGGAAAGAGAAAAACAACTTGCAGGAACTCTTTCAGGTGGAGAACAACAGATGTTAGCCTTTGGGCGTGCGCTCATGGTGGATGCAGACCTCATTATGATGGATGAGCCATCAATGGGACTTGCGCCAGTTTTGGTAGAGGAAATTTTTGATACAATTGTAAAAATAAACAAGGAAGGAAAAACTATTTTACTTGTTGAGCAGAATGCCGAGATGGCTTTGGAAATTGCACACTATGCATATGTTCTTGAGGTTGGAAATATTGTTTTTGAAGGTCCTGCAAAAGAGGTAAAAGAAGATCCAAAGGTAAAGGCAGCGTATCTTGGTGCTTAA
- a CDS encoding 3-methyl-2-oxobutanoate dehydrogenase subunit VorB has product MGERLLMKGAEALAEAAIRAGAQIFFGYPITPQNETPEYFSRRMPELGRKYVQAESEVASINMVYGAASTGTRVITSSSSPGISLMQEGFSYIGNSDVPCVVVNVMRGGPGLGNIAPAQADYFQATKGGGHGDYHSIVLAPHTVQEQCDLMYDAFELAEKYRIMVVVLSDGLLGQMMEPVEFKDWVDVSKLKTPDWAIVGKGDRPRNLITSFNLDPEGLEKMNLALQEKYKKIAENETRYELFMMDDAEYALTGFGTVARIMKTTVKMLREKGIKAGLIRPITVWPFPYKVYEEFADKVKFFLDVEMNEGQMLEDVKLGVNGKKPVQFYGRFGGVVPTAEEIYKAFRLHLGGC; this is encoded by the coding sequence ATGGGTGAAAGACTATTAATGAAAGGTGCCGAGGCACTTGCTGAGGCAGCAATAAGAGCAGGTGCCCAGATTTTCTTTGGTTATCCTATTACGCCTCAAAACGAAACACCAGAGTATTTTTCAAGAAGAATGCCAGAGTTAGGCAGAAAGTATGTGCAGGCAGAAAGCGAGGTTGCTTCTATTAATATGGTTTATGGTGCAGCCTCAACTGGAACAAGGGTAATTACTTCTTCCTCAAGCCCTGGCATTAGCCTTATGCAAGAAGGTTTTAGTTACATTGGAAACTCAGATGTGCCATGTGTTGTTGTAAATGTTATGCGTGGTGGCCCTGGCCTTGGAAACATTGCCCCTGCACAGGCTGACTACTTCCAGGCAACAAAGGGTGGGGGACATGGTGATTATCACTCAATTGTATTAGCACCACATACAGTTCAAGAGCAGTGCGATCTTATGTATGATGCCTTTGAACTTGCAGAGAAATATAGAATTATGGTTGTTGTTCTTTCAGATGGACTTTTAGGGCAGATGATGGAACCAGTTGAGTTTAAAGATTGGGTTGATGTCAGCAAACTCAAAACACCTGACTGGGCAATCGTTGGTAAAGGTGATAGACCAAGAAATCTCATAACTTCATTTAATCTCGATCCAGAAGGCCTTGAAAAGATGAACCTTGCCTTACAGGAAAAGTATAAGAAGATTGCAGAAAATGAAACAAGATACGAGTTATTTATGATGGACGATGCAGAATATGCCCTCACTGGCTTTGGAACTGTAGCAAGAATTATGAAAACAACGGTTAAGATGTTGAGAGAAAAAGGCATTAAGGCAGGACTGATAAGGCCGATTACTGTGTGGCCTTTCCCATATAAGGTTTATGAAGAATTTGCAGATAAAGTAAAGTTCTTCCTCGACGTGGAGATGAACGAGGGTCAGATGCTTGAAGATGTTAAACTTGGAGTTAATGGCAAGAAACCAGTTCAGTTCTACGGTAGATTTGGTGGGGTTGTCCCTACTGCGGAAGAAATTTATAAAGCTTTTAGATTGCACTTGGGAGGTTGCTAA
- a CDS encoding ribonucleoside triphosphate reductase, translating into MIKFVQKRDGRIVPFQKEKITRAILKAGIATHEFGEDVAEYLTNIVLNELIDESEPINIEIIQNKIEEILMRKGFYQTAKAFIIYREKRRELRELRKHLDIPELFDKYIGEETWEIHENANINYSIQGLKAYITGKAEEIYWLEKVYPKKISDYHKDGFVHIHNLSFLGSYCVGWDLEDLIKRGFGGVPGKPYSTPAKHLSSILGQMMNFLFTLQNEAAGAVAFSSFDTLLAPFVYFDKLTYKEVKQQIQEFVYNMNQTMRTGGQSPFSNITIDLTPHPLLKDKPVVIGGKPIKEYTYGMFQKEMDLINKALFEVFIEGDGHGRPFTFPIPTINVSKDFDWDNPVLEPIWESTAKYGTPYFANYINSDLRPEDARSMCCRLRLDTRELKNKGGGLFGANPLTGSVGVITINLPRIAYLSKHNINEFYKMLDEILEASKEGLEKKRETVEKFTEMGLYPYSRIYLEPIKEETGKFWDNHFSTIGIIGMNEALQMLFDRSIHMGTQKGIQNAVEVMLHIRELLQKFQKDTGHLFNLEATPSESTSYSLALKDKKEFPDIITGGSEENPFYTNSTQLPVNYTDDPFELAELQEPVQKLYTGGTVVHFFLGERLYNPNSAKVFVRKILENYELPYITLTPSFSICPKHGYIPGEHEFCPLCDEELKEKARKGELENNKKSAKINVDLKIDI; encoded by the coding sequence ATGATAAAATTTGTCCAAAAAAGAGATGGAAGAATTGTTCCTTTCCAAAAAGAAAAGATAACTAGGGCAATTTTAAAAGCTGGGATTGCAACTCACGAATTTGGAGAAGATGTAGCAGAATATCTTACAAACATTGTATTAAATGAACTGATTGACGAATCCGAACCCATTAACATTGAGATTATTCAAAACAAAATTGAAGAAATATTAATGCGAAAAGGATTTTATCAAACAGCAAAGGCATTCATTATATATAGAGAAAAGAGAAGGGAATTAAGGGAATTAAGAAAACATTTAGATATACCTGAACTTTTTGATAAATACATAGGAGAAGAAACCTGGGAAATTCACGAAAATGCTAACATAAACTACTCAATACAAGGCTTGAAAGCATATATTACCGGTAAAGCAGAGGAGATATACTGGCTTGAGAAAGTCTATCCAAAGAAGATTTCTGATTACCACAAAGATGGATTTGTGCATATCCACAATCTCTCCTTCTTAGGAAGCTATTGCGTTGGGTGGGACTTGGAGGATCTAATTAAAAGAGGCTTCGGCGGAGTCCCCGGTAAACCTTATTCAACACCTGCAAAGCACCTTTCATCAATTTTAGGACAGATGATGAACTTCTTATTTACGCTTCAAAATGAAGCAGCAGGTGCAGTTGCATTCTCCTCTTTTGATACTCTTTTAGCACCTTTTGTGTATTTTGATAAGCTCACCTACAAAGAGGTCAAACAGCAAATTCAGGAGTTTGTCTATAATATGAACCAAACAATGAGAACAGGAGGACAGTCACCATTCTCAAACATAACCATTGATTTAACACCTCATCCTCTTTTAAAAGATAAACCAGTTGTAATCGGCGGGAAGCCCATAAAGGAATACACATATGGTATGTTCCAAAAAGAAATGGATTTAATTAACAAGGCGCTATTTGAAGTGTTTATTGAAGGCGATGGTCATGGAAGACCATTCACATTTCCAATTCCAACGATCAATGTCTCAAAAGATTTTGATTGGGATAATCCTGTGCTTGAACCAATTTGGGAATCAACAGCAAAATACGGAACGCCATATTTTGCAAACTATATAAACTCTGATTTAAGACCTGAAGATGCGAGGAGTATGTGTTGTAGGCTTCGATTAGATACAAGAGAGCTCAAAAATAAGGGCGGGGGGCTATTTGGAGCAAACCCGTTAACAGGAAGTGTGGGCGTCATCACAATTAATCTTCCTCGTATTGCCTACTTATCAAAACACAATATAAATGAGTTTTACAAAATGCTTGATGAAATTCTTGAAGCCTCAAAAGAAGGGCTTGAAAAGAAAAGAGAAACTGTAGAAAAGTTCACCGAAATGGGACTTTATCCGTATTCAAGAATTTATCTTGAACCCATAAAAGAGGAAACAGGCAAATTTTGGGACAATCACTTCTCAACAATAGGAATAATAGGCATGAACGAAGCACTGCAGATGCTTTTTGATAGGTCAATCCACATGGGAACACAAAAAGGCATTCAGAATGCAGTTGAAGTAATGTTGCACATAAGAGAATTGCTTCAAAAATTTCAGAAAGACACAGGCCATTTGTTTAATTTGGAGGCAACACCGTCTGAGTCAACTTCTTATTCTCTTGCGTTAAAAGATAAAAAAGAATTTCCTGATATAATTACGGGAGGGTCGGAAGAAAATCCATTCTACACAAACTCAACCCAACTACCAGTAAATTACACAGATGACCCATTTGAACTTGCAGAACTCCAAGAACCAGTTCAAAAATTGTATACGGGAGGAACGGTCGTCCACTTTTTCTTAGGCGAAAGACTATACAATCCAAATTCTGCAAAAGTATTCGTAAGAAAGATACTCGAGAACTATGAACTGCCCTATATTACACTTACTCCGTCTTTCTCAATTTGCCCCAAACATGGATATATCCCAGGGGAACATGAATTCTGCCCTCTGTGCGATGAAGAGTTGAAAGAGAAAGCCCGGAAAGGTGAACTTGAAAATAATAAAAAATCTGCTAAAATTAACGTGGATTTGAAAATAGACATTTAG
- a CDS encoding branched-chain amino acid ABC transporter permease → MKVLTKNRLLFIYALILFVVIQILYSVGILNNYYMQIIDIALINIILATSLNIINGFTGQFSLGHGGFMAVGAYTAGVLTTLIWKVGQMQALPKFSLFIIAVLLGGVVAAIIGILLGIPSLRLRGDYLAIVTLAFQEIVRVGINAIDYVGGPRGLLGIPRLSTFAMIYFFTLISIFIMKNIVYSTVGRAMKSIREDEVASELVGVNTTKYKVMAFSIGAFFAGVAGALLVHVLQLAHPTMFGFTSPSIAGPLSILVMVYIGGAGSLSGSIIAAVVLTVLSELLRLGIDSLNGLHIFPFTIGPEWRMVVYAVLLIVVMLYRTEGIMGQREFKILVPEEEEKNATGSA, encoded by the coding sequence ATGAAAGTGCTAACTAAAAACAGGTTACTTTTTATATATGCTTTAATTCTTTTTGTAGTTATTCAAATTCTTTATTCGGTAGGCATTCTTAATAATTACTATATGCAAATTATCGATATTGCTCTTATTAATATTATTCTTGCAACGAGTTTAAATATTATTAATGGCTTCACGGGGCAATTCTCTTTGGGCCATGGCGGATTTATGGCAGTTGGTGCATATACTGCAGGTGTCCTAACAACATTAATTTGGAAAGTTGGGCAGATGCAAGCACTCCCTAAATTTAGCCTCTTTATCATTGCGGTTCTTCTTGGAGGCGTAGTTGCTGCAATAATCGGCATTCTTTTGGGGATTCCTTCTTTGAGGTTAAGAGGCGATTATCTTGCGATAGTTACTCTTGCATTCCAAGAAATTGTAAGAGTCGGAATAAATGCAATTGATTACGTGGGTGGTCCGAGAGGTCTATTGGGTATCCCAAGGCTTTCAACATTTGCTATGATTTACTTCTTTACATTGATTTCAATTTTTATCATGAAAAATATTGTTTATTCAACAGTAGGAAGAGCGATGAAATCAATTAGAGAAGATGAAGTTGCTTCAGAACTTGTTGGTGTAAATACCACAAAATACAAGGTTATGGCATTTTCAATTGGTGCATTCTTTGCCGGTGTTGCAGGAGCCTTGCTTGTGCATGTTCTTCAACTTGCACATCCTACGATGTTTGGCTTTACAAGTCCAAGTATCGCAGGTCCATTAAGTATCCTTGTTATGGTGTATATTGGTGGTGCAGGAAGTTTAAGTGGTTCGATAATTGCAGCTGTTGTTCTTACTGTTTTATCAGAGCTTTTAAGGCTTGGAATAGACTCATTGAACGGACTTCATATATTCCCATTCACAATTGGTCCTGAGTGGAGAATGGTTGTTTATGCAGTGCTTCTCATTGTGGTAATGCTCTACCGAACCGAGGGAATTATGGGTCAAAGAGAATTTAAGATACTTGTTCCGGAAGAGGAGGAGAAAAATGCAACGGGTAGTGCTTAA
- a CDS encoding ABC transporter substrate-binding protein, protein MAKKFLVVLLLIVALVSTTFTGCTSKGPSTIKIGGIGPVTGEASTFGVSTKNGYEMMIEEWNAKGGVLGKKIELVFADDKGDPTEGATAAQKLINEDKVVAIAGTVMSKVSLAIAPICQSAGIPMVSPTSTNPKVTQVGDYIFRACFIDPFQGTVGALFAYNNLGAKKAGVLFDNSNDYTKGLAEFFRDKFNALGGTIVAFEGHPAGTTDFTPFLTKILAGNPDVIYCSDYYNDDGLMAKQARQLGYKGPFLGGDGWDSPDLVKIGGDAVNNSYFTNHFSKDDQRPEVQEFVKKYTQKYGQAPDALAALGYDAMGLILQAIQNAGSTDGAKIRDALKNIEYHGVSGVIKFDENRNPVKSAVIIKIENGQQVYVTTVNP, encoded by the coding sequence ATGGCAAAGAAGTTTTTAGTTGTGCTACTTCTTATCGTAGCACTCGTAAGCACGACATTTACAGGTTGTACGTCGAAAGGACCAAGCACAATCAAAATTGGAGGAATTGGTCCTGTAACTGGTGAAGCATCCACTTTTGGTGTTTCAACAAAAAACGGCTATGAGATGATGATCGAGGAGTGGAACGCAAAGGGCGGAGTTTTGGGTAAGAAAATCGAATTGGTCTTTGCAGATGACAAAGGAGACCCAACAGAAGGTGCAACAGCGGCACAGAAACTCATTAATGAGGACAAAGTAGTTGCTATTGCAGGTACAGTTATGAGTAAAGTATCCCTTGCAATTGCACCTATTTGTCAGAGTGCAGGAATACCTATGGTTTCGCCTACATCAACAAACCCCAAGGTTACACAAGTTGGAGATTATATCTTCAGGGCATGCTTCATCGACCCGTTCCAAGGGACAGTTGGCGCACTATTTGCGTACAACAATCTTGGCGCAAAGAAAGCGGGAGTCCTCTTTGATAACAGTAATGATTACACAAAGGGACTCGCAGAGTTCTTTAGAGACAAGTTTAATGCTCTTGGTGGGACCATTGTTGCATTTGAAGGTCACCCAGCAGGAACAACTGACTTTACTCCCTTCTTAACAAAGATTCTTGCTGGCAACCCTGATGTAATTTATTGTTCAGATTACTATAACGACGACGGTCTTATGGCAAAACAGGCAAGGCAACTTGGCTATAAAGGACCATTCCTTGGTGGCGATGGTTGGGATTCACCAGATTTGGTAAAGATTGGTGGAGATGCAGTTAATAACTCCTACTTTACAAACCACTTCTCTAAAGATGACCAAAGACCTGAAGTTCAGGAGTTTGTAAAGAAGTATACTCAAAAGTATGGTCAAGCACCAGATGCTCTTGCAGCACTTGGATATGATGCTATGGGTCTTATTCTTCAGGCAATCCAAAATGCAGGCTCAACAGATGGCGCAAAAATTAGAGATGCTTTGAAGAACATAGAATACCATGGTGTTTCAGGTGTAATCAAGTTTGATGAAAATAGGAATCCTGTAAAATCTGCAGTTATAATAAAGATCGAAAACGGACAGCAAGTATACGTAACAACTGTAAATCCATAA
- a CDS encoding ATP-binding protein, with product MEPKVIIDEERCKSCGLCVSVCPKHVLRISDRINLKGYHPVELFDNEGCISCGFCYIICPDRAIVEVRRPEKAQV from the coding sequence ATGGAACCAAAGGTAATTATTGACGAAGAGAGGTGCAAAAGTTGCGGCCTCTGTGTAAGTGTATGTCCAAAACATGTTTTGAGAATCTCTGACAGAATTAACCTTAAAGGGTATCATCCTGTGGAACTTTTTGACAATGAAGGATGTATTTCTTGCGGCTTCTGTTACATTATCTGTCCCGACAGAGCAATCGTTGAAGTAAGAAGACCTGAGAAAGCACAGGTTTAA
- a CDS encoding GatB/YqeY domain-containing protein: MGLLEQIQKEYIQAMKEKDEIKASVLNMLRSQIKYREIELKGLQKEITDSDIVDLIRKEIKKREEAIVMYTEAKREDLLSKEEKELEILKSYLPKEPSIEELRTEIEKIVQEVNAKGKQDFGKVMKVAMEKFKGVVDGNKIKEIVESILK, from the coding sequence ATGGGATTACTTGAACAAATTCAAAAAGAATACATTCAAGCAATGAAGGAAAAGGATGAAATAAAGGCAAGTGTATTAAACATGCTGAGATCACAAATTAAATACCGAGAAATAGAATTAAAAGGGCTTCAAAAAGAAATTACTGATAGTGATATTGTTGACCTCATCAGAAAGGAAATTAAGAAAAGAGAAGAAGCAATTGTAATGTATACGGAAGCAAAAAGAGAGGATCTCCTTTCAAAGGAAGAAAAAGAACTTGAAATACTCAAAAGTTATCTACCAAAAGAACCCTCAATCGAAGAGTTAAGAACTGAAATTGAGAAAATTGTTCAGGAAGTTAACGCAAAAGGGAAGCAAGATTTTGGAAAAGTTATGAAAGTTGCAATGGAGAAATTTAAAGGTGTAGTTGACGGAAATAAGATTAAAGAAATAGTTGAAAGTATTTTGAAATAA
- a CDS encoding nucleotide-binding protein, whose protein sequence is MKEFDVRTLLEKRTQIITGRIGSGKTEIAINLAIKLSNLQVPVKLFDLDIVKPYVRIRDVEEKLKEYNLDLILPPPLTRVLDVPVFPPNVVSELMDKTSIHVIDVGGDAYGAGSIAQFRNFFEDSYNMLFVVNTKRPYTETKEQILKELETIQNASKLKVTHLVLNTNLRWETTKEIIKEGYEVLKNVSYELSLPIIFAGVDESKLALMDSLDVDVFPLKLFVSPIPI, encoded by the coding sequence ATGAAAGAATTTGATGTAAGAACCCTTTTAGAAAAAAGGACTCAGATTATTACTGGACGTATTGGCTCTGGAAAAACAGAGATTGCAATAAATCTTGCAATAAAACTAAGCAATTTGCAAGTTCCTGTAAAACTATTTGATCTTGACATTGTAAAGCCTTATGTAAGGATTAGAGATGTAGAAGAGAAATTAAAAGAGTATAACCTTGACCTTATCTTACCACCGCCTTTAACAAGAGTACTTGATGTGCCTGTTTTCCCACCAAATGTTGTATCTGAACTCATGGATAAAACTTCAATACATGTAATCGACGTTGGTGGCGATGCATATGGTGCAGGAAGTATTGCTCAGTTTAGAAACTTTTTTGAGGATTCATATAACATGCTTTTTGTTGTAAACACAAAACGGCCTTATACGGAAACAAAAGAACAAATCCTAAAAGAACTTGAAACAATTCAAAATGCTTCAAAATTGAAGGTGACGCATCTTGTATTAAACACGAACTTGCGGTGGGAAACAACAAAAGAGATCATTAAAGAAGGGTATGAAGTTTTAAAAAACGTTTCTTATGAATTGTCACTACCAATTATTTTTGCAGGCGTTGATGAATCTAAATTGGCGTTAATGGACTCTCTTGATGTGGATGTTTTTCCACTCAAACTATTTGTTAGTCCAATTCCAATATAA
- a CDS encoding ABC transporter ATP-binding protein has translation MQRVVLKLDSVTHYFGGLRAVHNFNLELPEGALWGLIGPNGAGKTTIFNLITGVYIPTEGKIYLYDKDITTYKPHDVVAVGIARTFQNLRIFGNLTVLDNIRIAGHYRLKYGLVDSIIRTPSYYKEEKSVTEESLELLELFKLKDKAYLPAKALPYGELRRLEIARALATHPKLLLLDEPAAGMNPKEVSELMEMILWIRNHFKVTVYLIEHHMQVVMGICERIKVMDFGETIAEGTPTEIQNNPRVIEAYLGRRANVKG, from the coding sequence ATGCAACGGGTAGTGCTTAAACTTGACTCTGTAACTCACTACTTTGGAGGCCTTCGTGCTGTTCATAATTTCAATCTTGAACTTCCAGAAGGTGCATTGTGGGGACTCATTGGTCCAAATGGTGCAGGTAAAACAACGATCTTTAACCTCATTACGGGTGTTTATATTCCAACAGAGGGCAAAATCTATTTATATGATAAAGATATTACGACATATAAACCGCACGATGTTGTTGCGGTTGGTATTGCAAGAACATTTCAGAATTTAAGAATTTTCGGAAACCTTACAGTACTTGACAACATTCGAATCGCAGGTCACTACAGGTTAAAATATGGTCTTGTTGATTCAATAATAAGAACACCTTCTTATTACAAAGAGGAAAAGTCCGTTACAGAAGAAAGTCTTGAACTCCTTGAGCTTTTTAAACTTAAAGATAAGGCATATTTACCTGCAAAGGCACTTCCTTATGGGGAACTACGAAGGCTTGAAATTGCTCGTGCTCTTGCAACACATCCGAAACTGCTTCTTCTTGATGAGCCAGCAGCAGGAATGAACCCAAAGGAAGTTTCAGAACTCATGGAAATGATTCTCTGGATTAGGAACCATTTTAAAGTTACTGTTTATCTTATTGAACACCATATGCAGGTTGTAATGGGTATTTGCGAGCGAATTAAGGTTATGGATTTTGGAGAAACAATTGCCGAAGGCACTCCTACAGAGATCCAGAACAACCCTCGTGTAATTGAAGCGTATCTTGGAAGGAGGGCAAATGTTAAAGGTTAA
- a CDS encoding HU family DNA-binding protein, whose product MNKPELITAVAEKTGMKKKDVEAMLDAFIDVVKETLKKGDKVALIGFGTWATRERAKRNGVNPRTGKKISIPAKVVPYFKVGKELKDAVSK is encoded by the coding sequence ATGAACAAGCCAGAACTCATTACGGCAGTTGCTGAGAAAACCGGCATGAAGAAGAAAGATGTCGAAGCAATGCTTGATGCATTCATCGATGTCGTAAAAGAAACCCTCAAGAAAGGTGACAAAGTAGCACTTATTGGCTTCGGCACCTGGGCAACAAGGGAGAGAGCAAAGAGGAATGGTGTTAACCCCAGAACCGGAAAGAAGATTTCTATTCCAGCAAAAGTAGTTCCTTACTTCAAAGTCGGTAAAGAGTTAAAAGATGCAGTTTCCAAGTAG
- the buk gene encoding butyrate kinase: MKVLVINPGSTSTKVAVFEDESSLLEKTIRHSSDELKDFKSIIEQYDFRVNVVEKELNASGFNLKDFDAFVGRGGLLHPIESGTYRVNEDMLQDLKECRYGEHASNLGAIIAYNLAQKVGKPAYIVDPVVVDEMEPLARYSGLKGIERKSIWHALNQKAVARRAAKDLGKRYEDVNLIVVHLGGGISVAAHKKGKTIDVNNALNGDGPFAPERAGGLPTISLVDLCMSGKYTYEEMKKLLAGKGGLVSHLGTNNAIEVEERINKGDEYAKLVYEAMAYQIAKTIGEMATVLYGEVDAIVLTGGIARSQMLVDWIKERVSFIAKVLIYPGEDEMRALLEGALRVLKGEEKEKFYERI; encoded by the coding sequence ATGAAGGTTCTTGTCATTAATCCAGGCTCGACTTCAACAAAGGTTGCAGTATTTGAGGATGAGAGTTCGCTTTTAGAAAAAACTATCAGACATTCTTCAGATGAATTAAAAGACTTTAAAAGTATCATAGAACAGTACGATTTTAGGGTAAATGTAGTTGAAAAGGAACTAAATGCAAGTGGATTTAACCTAAAGGATTTTGATGCTTTTGTTGGGCGCGGCGGACTATTACACCCAATTGAGTCTGGCACTTATAGGGTTAACGAGGATATGCTCCAAGACCTAAAGGAATGTCGATATGGGGAGCATGCCTCAAACCTTGGTGCAATAATTGCTTATAACCTTGCGCAAAAAGTAGGTAAGCCTGCATACATTGTTGATCCAGTCGTTGTCGACGAAATGGAACCACTTGCTCGATATTCAGGGCTTAAAGGCATCGAAAGAAAATCCATTTGGCATGCGCTTAACCAAAAGGCTGTTGCAAGGAGGGCCGCAAAGGATCTTGGAAAGCGTTACGAAGATGTTAACCTTATTGTTGTCCATCTTGGTGGTGGAATTTCCGTTGCAGCGCACAAAAAAGGAAAAACCATTGATGTGAATAATGCTCTTAATGGTGATGGGCCCTTTGCGCCAGAGAGAGCAGGAGGACTTCCAACGATTAGCCTTGTAGATCTTTGCATGAGTGGTAAATACACGTATGAAGAAATGAAAAAACTCCTTGCAGGTAAGGGAGGTCTTGTGTCTCACCTTGGAACAAATAACGCAATTGAAGTTGAGGAGCGTATTAATAAAGGTGATGAATATGCAAAGCTTGTCTACGAAGCAATGGCATATCAGATTGCTAAAACAATTGGAGAAATGGCGACAGTACTTTATGGAGAAGTTGATGCGATTGTTTTAACTGGCGGTATTGCAAGGTCCCAAATGCTTGTAGACTGGATCAAAGAGCGTGTAAGTTTTATAGCAAAAGTGTTAATATATCCAGGCGAAGATGAAATGCGTGCCCTTTTAGAAGGTGCACTCCGTGTTTTGAAAGGAGAGGAAAAAGAAAAATTTTATGAAAGAATTTGA
- a CDS encoding branched-chain amino acid ABC transporter permease, with product MSGIFNLQQLINGIQLGSVYALIAIGYTLVYGIIRLVNFAHGDFYMLGAYAAYFTINFLMAQRMGQNTLIVIALLASMSVGSLVAFLSNRIAYRKLRYKPRLSALITAIGVSMFLEYFSSAIPAIGPSYRPFPQFISIKDFNIGTVHFTNYQIINVSIAIVLMIILTYIIFYTRLGMAMRASAQDKDALRLMGIDLERIIDLTFIIGGALAGAAGLLAGLTYPRIMPYMGIVPGLKAFIAAVLGGIGNVVGAMLGAFILGIAEVLGYAINSIVGEGIAYAILIIVLIFLPQGLFGKKTGEKV from the coding sequence ATGAGCGGGATATTTAATCTTCAGCAGTTAATTAACGGTATCCAACTTGGAAGCGTCTATGCGTTGATTGCAATAGGATACACTCTTGTCTATGGAATAATACGATTGGTGAACTTTGCTCATGGCGATTTCTACATGCTTGGTGCATATGCTGCCTATTTTACAATTAATTTTCTAATGGCGCAGCGTATGGGGCAAAATACATTAATCGTAATAGCGCTCCTTGCGAGTATGTCTGTAGGTTCACTTGTTGCTTTCCTTTCAAATAGGATTGCATATAGAAAGTTAAGATACAAACCAAGACTTTCTGCGCTCATTACAGCAATTGGTGTTTCAATGTTTCTTGAATACTTTTCATCAGCAATTCCTGCAATTGGGCCATCCTATAGGCCATTCCCGCAATTTATCTCAATAAAGGATTTTAACATTGGGACAGTCCATTTTACAAACTATCAAATAATTAATGTTTCAATTGCAATTGTTCTAATGATAATCCTTACTTACATTATTTTCTATACACGCCTTGGAATGGCAATGAGGGCATCAGCTCAGGACAAGGACGCACTGAGACTTATGGGTATTGACCTTGAAAGAATTATTGATCTTACTTTTATCATTGGTGGTGCGCTTGCAGGTGCAGCAGGATTACTTGCAGGACTCACATATCCAAGAATTATGCCTTATATGGGTATTGTACCAGGATTGAAAGCATTTATTGCAGCGGTTTTAGGCGGTATTGGGAATGTAGTTGGTGCTATGCTTGGTGCATTCATACTTGGTATTGCTGAGGTTTTGGGATATGCTATAAACTCTATCGTAGGGGAAGGAATCGCATACGCAATTCTAATAATTGTTCTCATTTTCCTTCCTCAGGGATTATTTGGCAAGAAGACAGGAGAAAAGGTGTAA